The following proteins are encoded in a genomic region of Palaemon carinicauda isolate YSFRI2023 chromosome 19, ASM3689809v2, whole genome shotgun sequence:
- the LOC137659287 gene encoding piggyBac transposable element-derived protein 2-like: MKKVPRGDTDVVVDNIHKILLVCWKYNAVVSVVSNISPVYPLESLSRWSAKDKKKISVSRPYLIGDYNGHMGGTDRMDQNINCYRISIRMKKWWWPIFSWVIDVTIQNCWLLHRVDESNLPMLSFKRYIARTYIQKAEPRVGIGRPRQSSRVIPDVRYDNIGHLVEPLGKQAWKCALSSCKSRPSQGCMKCGVPLCVKCFANYHRRAL, from the coding sequence ATGAAGAAGGTTCCTCGAGGAGATACAGATGTTGTTGTGGATAATATTCACAAGATCTTGTTGGTATGCTGGAAGTATAATGCAGTAGTTTCAGTGGTATCAAATATTTCTCCTGTTTATCCTCTGGAAAGTTTATCTCGATGGTcagcaaaggacaaaaagaaaattagtgtaaGTCGTCCTTATCTCATCGGGGATTACAACGGGCACATGGGTGGCACTGATAGGATGGACCAAAACATCAATTGTTACCGTATATCCATTAGAATGAAAAAGTGGTGGTGGCCTATATTTTCTTGGGTAATTGATGTAACGATTCAGAACTGCTGGCTTCTGCATCGTGTTGATGAAAGCAACCTTCCAATGCTGTCATTCAAGCGCTACATTGCAAGGACATACATTCAGAAGGCAGAACCACGTGTGGGAATAGGTCGGCCAAGACAGTCATCTCGGGTTATTCCAGATGTACGTTATGACAATATTGGTCACCTTGTCGAACCCCTTGGAAAACAGGCATGGAAATGTGCTCTATCCTCTTGTAAATCTCGTCCTTCGCAAGGGTGTATGAAGTGTGGAGTTCCATTGTGTGTGAAATGCTTTGCTAATTATCATCGTCGTGCTCTTTAG